The genomic region TGATTACAAGTTTGAACTGTGAAGTTTTTAACTTAGGACTTTGATATTTTCTCATACTATTCATGCACAAATTAAATAACTTGTTCTGAAAATATAATCTATTTAAGACTGAAGCTTTAAATCTGCATCTTGATATATACATATAATATACATAGATACTGCATATTTTCAAATTGTTTTCTGTAGATTTTAGCAATTTCATTTACTATTTATCTCTGCTGTTTAAATGTTCTGATTCAACATGACCACACAATGTTCAAGGTGTAAAAAAATTTTTACAAATTACTCTTAACAAAGCAATAATGTAAGAAAGTGGGTCCTGTTGCAATGTCCACATACTGACATTTTCTATACATACCCATACACGTGGTTTTGCCAAGAATCCCCGTACTCGTCAATGAGCTGGATATTTGTGGCTGGCGTAGGACATCGGGAGCATGAGCCTTTTGAGCAGAACTATGCAGAGTCTGACTTCCAAACAGTGACGCTGAAACTTGATTGGAGAGCTGCCCCAAACCAACCAATGACTGGCTAGTGACTGGCTCCTGCTTACTTGCTATCATCTTCTTAGAAGCCTGTAACCATGTTATTGAATAAATAAAATGATAGGCTAATCCATCCAGCATCCCATTTAGCACAATCTAAACAGCTTTTTTTTGGAGGTCAGAACAGTCAATTCATATTTCACATGGTATCTTTTGTAGTAAGATTTAGAAAACAACCACCTTACAACTTGTGGATTTAAGTATATTATAATTTATAAAAGACATAATATACATTAAGTACATTAAGTTCAAATTATCACATAAGTATACAAATTTTGGAAAAGATACCAACTTATAAATTAACTCCAGGTTAATCACAATCATATCATCTTATAATAGAATACCAGCTACTTGAAAATAATTGATATCAGAATATAATAGTCACCTGTTAGACCAGTTTGTTACACTGCATttcaataaaatttaaaataatagGCAAAACTCAAGGGAAAAATCTGTTAAAAGGATATCAATAGAAacttccatttagaaatcagtaaATAACTGAAATTAACTTTTAGTAAGAAAGTAATGGAAATGACATAGATGAGGAAATAGTCATACATCAGTCACTATTACAATGATGATAGAAAAAAACTCAAAGGGTTGAAGAGCCTATTCATGATCCTAGGTTTCTAAAAAGACTTAATGTAGCATTAGAAGATTATACATTATTGACTAGATTcacaaaataagaaaaaaattaaaCTATGATTCAAAAGAAAAAGTATTGCAATTGtgggaaatctgaaaaaaaaaacataaaatgcaggttgggcagcatctttaGAGAGTGAAAAGTGGCATTAATATTCAAAGTTGATGAGATTTATCAGGTTTAAAAAGCTTTTGACTTGAAGTGTTAACTTTAACttctctctccagagatgctaTCTTACCTGAATTTTGTACATGAAAAATTGAAGTGTTTTGTTTTATATTGCATTACAATGTACATGCAGGACAAAATAGAAAAACCTATTAAGAACAATGTTTACACTAAGTTTATCATATCCATGCAGTTTAATTAAATATTTCATTTCAAAATGTTTCAGCTTACATTCATTTTGAGTTACAAAACTATTTAAAGAAAAACtcaatttctctctctttgcagttTTAAGGTTATACAATACATAAGTTTTTCACCAATACAGtacattattattactatttttcaaCATTTTGCAAATTAAAATACAATAGGCCATATAATTCAAAATGTTCTTCTCTCTTCTTAAATATTTATCATTGATAAATTTAGTGCATTCATCACCTACTTGTGAACAAAGGAATTGCTGCTGATTGCTGGGTTGTGTGACTGTCATCTCCGCCCGGCTGAATGTGACCTGCCGCGAAGGTTGCATTAAGTTGGCATTTTGGTGATAAGGATTGGTAATCCGGAAAATATGATTCATGCCCATTTGTTGCTGGCACTGCTGAGGCTGCTGTTGTGCAGACTGTACAGTTACAGGCGATTGTTCACCCTGGCAAACCACTACAAGGTTACTACCAGAACTTGCTTGTGTATGGTCATCattgtttgctgatgatactgtaGGCTGCACTGTAGACACATAGCTGTAGCTCATGGAACTAGGTGCGATTGAAACAGTCAGCTGATTTTGGAATGGCCTGCCTCGAACTGCATTCTGCCCAGATTGCTTAAATATTCCTGTATTAATGCTTGAGCCAACAGTGGGTTGTACACCTTGACAGGTTGGAAGATTAAACATCTGCGAAGCCTGTTGAAGTGGAACCTGACCAGTAACTAGCTGGGATGAGCCATGATTTGATAACAGCTGTCCTGAAGAATTAACTACCTGCTCCATACTGCCCTGACCAGAGGTCAACTGTCCAGCAGAGTTCTGATTTAAGAACTGTCCTGAAAAAGACTGTGTAGCCAACATTGTACCTGAAGAATTGCGATTAGTTATAACACATTCTGATGCTACTTGACTGGAGACCAACTGTGTGGGTACTGTTTGATTTTGAATAATCTGTCCGTTTGCAGTCTGAAGGTGCTGAACAGTTGAATTCATATTCAATGCTAGACTGGTAGGAATGAAAAACTGGCTCTGCGATGCCAGGGGATCATGTTGCCCAAGAGGGGGTCGAATTATGATACTGCTTCCAGTTTGATTTAAAACTTGTGGTCTACCCGATTTTCTAGGtacttgttgttttgcaacattaACACCCATTGGTGAGCCTATTACTGCATTTTGAGATGAGTTCGTAGAACTAAAAGGGAGGTTATGTTGCATTTGCTGCTGCTGTAACGATACTTCATTTTGGATTTTGAATGCCGTCTGCAATTCCAAATTGTTTATATTGTAAACAGTCTGTTGCTGATTGATCTGAGCAGGTTTCGGTTGAATACTGAGTGAAATTTTAGGCTGGTTTGGTACAGGACTTCTTTGAAGAATAATATTATGCAAAGGCAGTGCTGTTGGAATATTAGTACCACTAAAATGAACAGACATAGGTTGTGGGACCTGGCCAATATTAGAGGCCCCATaataagtgtttccattaagtgcCGTTACTCGCCTCTGCAGCAACAATCCACTGGTTTCATTTAAACCGGATGGGTTCAAAGACATGGGTTGATGGTTGGGAAGGGAGGGCATATTGTAATTGCCTACAGTCACTGAGTTTAGAGCAGGTAGctgtccattgtcctttgaaaTAAACTGAGACCCTTCAAGCTGATTGAAAGTCATTACAGGTTGCTGAGTATCTAATGAACCAATCAGCTGGACTGGTCCAATTCCACCACCTGGGTTGTTACTGGGTACATGTTGAATGGCAACACTGTTGATGCCCATTTGTTGAAAAAAGCCAGGCTGTACATTAGTTTCATTATTTACAAAAGGAGTTCGCAAAACTTGCTGCAAAATGGGTGACGGTGTTACATTCATCTGCTGTTGTGTCAAGCCCCTTACAGATGATATGCCAGAAGACAGTTGAGAAACCTGAGAAAAAGATGTAGGATGAATCTGAGGTTGTGGAAACTCCTGTGTAGAAGTAATACCAGCTGCCAGATCTGCTTCCTCCTGTAAGGTTTGTTGAGTAATATTGGCCTCCTGAAGAGACTTCTGCAGAATATCAAAAGGCTGGTCCCCATTTAGATTTGAAAGAGGAGAAGAGGTATCCAGCTCTTCCAAAACATTAAGACTACTTGCTAACTGTAGTCTTGAGTTGGATTCTTCATCAATATGGTTGTGTGTATCTTTCGTAGAAGAGGTAGGATCAGCATCCTGAAAAATACAAATTAGAACATCATGCAATCATGCAGGTGAAATTTGGGTTGAAATAAATATTTGGGTTATTCTTAATTTTGGTAATTGAATTTTGTACTGAATTAAAAGCAGTTAAAAATAATTGTCAGTAGTAAGAGCTGCTATTCTAGAGACTTTACGCAACAAAATCAGATTCTCAGCTACTTGTGGCCAGAAGCAAGTATCTGCCAGTATCTGTCCCAGACAGAAGGGATGGTATAACTACATAATACTGGGGGGGGGTAGATGATTCCAATAAAATACCTTAGTAATATCTATTTGCAACCAAAACAGTGGAGGGAGAATATATGAGGAAACTGTGTATGTTTATTAGTTAGGGATCTATCCAAGCAGGTTCCCAAGGTCAGACTCCACAACTTGGAACCTAATCAATGTAAGAATGAAGCAGGCTACAGAAGTGCTgtgatgttcttgccatcaatAGAGCACAAGCATATTGATGAAAAGCCATGGCACAATGAAAAGCTAGATCCCACTGTGCAAATGCTGGCTTATCCATATGTCAATATGTTAGATGCAGAGAAGACCGAGAAAGAAAATTAAAGACCAGAAatttcaatgattcaagaatctACTTTCAAATTTTTTTCAGTATTATGTCACATAtataacttaaattcctgggccatgtcatcagaaagggagaaatagaatgccttacattacaaggccgtatgcctgggaaacgccaaagaagaaaatatatggacactgtgaaagaactaacaggtctaagtgtgcgagatatcattgacgctgtaTGGGATCGTTCAATGTGGAAAGCCAtaatcgcccaagcgtgtaacgcgcaaggcacgAATTACAAATAAAAGTGCAACTGCACAATCTAATTTTGACACAATGACTAACCCTGCCATCAGAAAGTACAACTGTCTTTACCACTGCAATGAATTCTAAAGCCAAAGGTGCAATCAGGGTAGGTTGTTTCAGTATGTGAGAAGAAAATATAACATTTCAAATCAATCAATTTCTTTTGAGCagttatggatttattaagttcTCAAAGGAACTTAGTCATGTCAGCTCTTAACTAGTGAGTGCCAGTAAGCCAAAATGAGAGCACATTTAGTAAATTTCTGTGGCAACATAAGAACTTCCCAAGTAGATTCTGGAAGTGAGATTACACTTTTGGGTTGTTTAACTCATTGAAATTGAATTTAGGATAGACTGAAAACAGAGAAGAAATATTTTGTTTCTACATTCCAAAGTCCTGCAGTGCGGTCAGAAAACATCTTTCCTTTCTAATCCTAACCTGAAAACAGAGCCTCAACAACACTAATGCCCTTTAAGCTTCACCCATTCATATACTATTactatatttttgttttattatctgttaatattattgtgttaatattattttacgtGCTGCATGtaatatatgtactgtgttttgcaccttgatcccagaggaacattgttttcttTAGCTATATAAATGtttacagttgaatgacaataaacttgaatttgaacttaaaCTTGATCACCTCAAATTATGAGGTACAGAAATTCAATCAGTTACATGCTTAAACATTCCACCATACTTCAAGCCCCTGACAGGTAGATAGAAACCATAGTTGAACTATTCTTGATTTGGGTATAAAAGAAAATGTTCGGTAGCTATTCACTAATAAACTTCTGTTCTCACAATAACATTACCTTTTCTTAGAGTATTTATTTTAGTCTCTTACCCATAAGTTTTGTACTATCTTACCTCTAACCTCATCAATTTATTGGTAGCTGAGGTGAGCCTGTGATCCACTTATCTTCATAAAATATGTGTTCATTTTGCAGCAATATATCTGAATGCTTTTGCTGCTATTTAAATTGAGTTGTCTTTGTTTCAGTTGTTAAATTAAAAGGCTGCATCAGAGCCCACATAAACCCAAAGGGCAGAATGGCACTGTGTTGCAATAACTAAAAGTTCAACTGGTGCCATAGACatgggagttccaggattttgaccctTTATTAATGAAGACACCAGATATTCTATTATTTTGCTGGCAAGATTTTTCTCATAAACAGCAAATTGCTGATTTTTTTATATTTCCTTAGGAATTtccgaagatttggcatgacatctaaaacaagtttctatagatgtgtagtggagagtatgttgactgccTGCAtcccagcctggtatggaaacacaactgcccttgaatagaaaaccctacaaaaagtagtggatacagcccagtccgtcacaagCCCTCTCCACTATTGAGGGCATCTACACAAAATGTTGTCTCAGGAAAGCAACAACCATCATctgggactcccaccacccaggacatgctctcttctcgctgctgccattgggaagaaggtaaaggagccttacgactcacaccaccaggttcaagaacaattattaaccctcaaccatcaggcacttgaaccaaaggtgataacttcactcgacTTCACTTGCCCCTTTGTTAAAACGTTCTTACAACCTGCAGACCCACTTTGAAGGAGTCCTCATCACATGttcttcatatttattgcttatttctttatcaatactatttctttcttttttgtatttgcgcagttgtcttttgcacatagtTGAACACCCAAGTCGGTGAGGTCCTTCATTTGACTCTATTATAGTTATTACGTATTGAGTaagctcacaagaaaatgaatctcagggttgtgtatggtgacatatacttactgtgataataaatttacttcaaactttgaaaatGAAACAGCAGAATATCTCATAGTAAAAGGGCATTTAATTCAACATGCCAGTTGCAGTTCTTCCAACAGATGACCAAGCACTCCCACAATCCAGCTCATTTTTCATTACTATGATTTCTTTATTTATAGTATCGTGGGTATCTCTGGCAAGACAAAAATTTAATGTCTATCCCTCTTTTCATTCAAGAAGGGAACAGTGAACCTCCCAAAGTCTAGATGTTTACAAGTAATCCCCACAAGAGCTATGTGATGGGAATTTCCAGAACTTCTACCTAGGAACAGACAAGGGACTGCAATATCTGTCCAATTAACAATGATGTATGATATGGGAGGAATTTGGAGACAGTGACGTTCCCTTGCACCTCTGGGCCTTTACTTTCTTTGAGCAGGGCGCAAATTTTGAGAACTGCTGTTGATGAAGTTGGTGCAGCACATCCTGTAGATGCCCTAGGACTCATTACCAGTTAAGCAGTAGGCTTTGCCCTGATAGTATCGGTGTTTCTGAGTACTATTGGAGCTGTTCTCCATTACATAAGTAGATAACAGTACCTCATACTACTACAGATGGTAAAAGGGCTTTGAAGAAATGGAGCTGTATTATTCACAAGAAAATAACAGCTTCTGACCTGCTCTTGCAGCCATATTATTTGTAATAGGCCCCATTAAGATGCAGATCTCAAAATAATGGCGGTTCAGAACAGAATATCTTTTTATGGATATGGTGAATGTCCAGCAAGTGTATGGCATGAATGCTATTTGGCACTTATTTGCCATAATCTTTGGTACGTTTCTTACCATAGCCTAGCTCAAATTGCTTCATTTTGAAGAGTTAGAAATGAAATTGGACAATGTACAATCATTGGCAATTTTCCCTATATTTGATCTTGTGGTGGAGGAAAGATTGCTGATAAAGATGGGACTCCAGAGCAGTTTATTGAGAAACTATTTGGCAATGCCTCAAGACTGAGATGATTAGCTTTCAAAATCCCTGAAAATTTCTTTCTTCCAACTGTGATTTCAGTCAGTGGAAGgctgtctccatctcctctccactCATTACCTACCACAAACCACAAATTTCATTTTACCTGGGCTTCTTTAGGTAAGGCAAATGCACCCCTTGTGCAAAGAGCAATCACTCTCACTTCCATTCTAGAATCCACTGTTTGTCCAAGACCCTAATGAGGCCAAAGCTGCGTTGTCCTAGTAGAATCCAAATTGGGCCTCAGTAAGCAGCTGACTGGAAAGTGCCAACTGAAAGCAATATTGACAACCTTTCCGTCATTTTGCTGATGACAGGGAGCACAGTAATGCAGTGTTAATTGTCTGATTCAGTTTGTCCTTTTTCTACAAAGATTGGGTTGAAGGCAGTATTGTATTTGTACTGGAAGAGTATAACAAACTTAATTCTGGAGCACAAGTTTGGAATGCTGTCACAGCCCAAAGCCTCTCCTGTATCCAGTGCCCTCAAACATTTCTTGATATTAAAAGAGCTGAAAACTAGTTGGCTTGTGTGATGATAGGGCTCTCAGGAGGAGGCCACGATGGATCATCCAATTGGCATATCTAGCTGAAGACGGCTGCAAATACTTCAGCCCTGCCTTTTAAACTCACATGCTGGGATCTGCCATCGTTGAGGATCAGCATGTCCATGGAGCCTCCTCCTCCTGTTGATGGTTTAACAGCCCTTCACCATTCATTCATGAGTGGATATGACGTAACTGCAGAACTTTAATCTCATCCATTGGTGTGGGGATTTTAGCTCTCTCTATAACATGCTGTCTCCGCTGCTTGGCATGCATGTGGCCCTGTGTTGTAGTTCACCTGGTTGGCACAGTAAAAGTTAGCAAATTTAATATTTTTGTCTTCATAATGCTGTAAATACTTAGTTTATTGGAGAAGGCAAATATATGgatgaaagttttttttaaattcatttacAATTCATTTATTCCTCTTCTGGTCTCTATTTTTGGTAGCTAATGCTCATTGGCCATTTCTGATTGGAGATTTTTTGAACTTGTTAATTGGTAGTTTTCATGCTTCCCTTGTTAAATGCTGACCACCAAGTTTTGTAACTatttcaatgttcaaaataaaCACATAATTTAattcataaatacaagagattccgttgacctgatgaagggtctcagcccaaaacggcgactgtttattcccctccacagatgttgcctgacctgctaagttcctgcagcactttgaGTGTGTTCAAGTAATTTAATTCAATCATATACACAGTATTATGAAAAGCTGCATTTTGTTATATTTGTCTGTTACCTTAACTCAATAGGAAAATAAGGCAAAGGCAAGTCTCTTTTCTAAGCAGTGTTAAATTTAGTGCACACTGTTTATAATACTTCGCACATCTATAATGCTCCTCATTTATGTTTCCCACATGGTGAACAGATGTTTCTGAACCACCTGTTACAGAATAACCGaactattttttaaatattgAACTGGTTCACTTATCTAACCAAATACCATCCTACTTTATCTCCTTAGACAGAGGATCTCTGCCCGGCCCAAAACAACACAAATTCTGTTTGCTATGTCAGAAATATATTTTAATGTCCACAGTATCTCAGTGATAGTTGGAATGATACTCAAGTTAAAATAAAAGCCTGTGTTGCTATATGTTCCATCATTTGGATGCGATAATACAATGAAGACCCATTTACACTGAAAAACAGACAATCATCCAATCTAAAAGGCTGAGGAGCCATTCCTATATTCTGACCAGCATTTAATCCTCCATTAATATAACTAAATGTATCAATTATTGTATTTTTTCCTATATTTTATGGGAACAGGCTATGCACAACTTGGTTGCAATGTTTCCCTATAATGACTGATGGTACTTCAATGTAGATACTTGGCAAAATATCTACATTGAAGTACCTTTTTTACTATTTTCTTGGAGATAACCAAAGAAACTGTGCGCCTCCTTAAGACTTAATGAACCTTACCCTACTGCAAAGATAACTTCTCGACTTAATGTTTGAATTTGAGTGATACTCCATAACTCATGGTCAATATTTGCATTATTTAAGGAAGATGTCTTTTTATATTAACATATTAATTATAATATCTTGTGTTGGTTGGTCACTGAAGTTGTACAGCAATTTATTTAAAAATGTTTCATCAAGGAGATTATATTCAGAAAACTAAAATACTGTGGATTCCGGTTAAGTGGGCCATAAGTTAAATGTTGGATGTAATCCTAACCATATTGTGGCACAGCTTCCAATATTTATAGGAATCACCTTGCAATCAAATAATAAGGACAACCTAGGGGACACTAAAatatcttgaggaaaattagagctgttggggaggatttaaactaatctggcagggggatCAGAACCGGagcgatagggctgaggatgggataGTTGGTAAAcgagtagatgtagtgtgtagtgagactgtgaggaagaataggcagatgataggggaaaattgcagtctgtgggatgagctgaagtgtaacatgggagcaTAATCAAAAAGGGCGATAAATctaagactgaaggtgttatatttgaatgtatgcagtatatggaataaggtagataatcttgtagcacaattagagattggtaggtatgactctgtgggcatcactgagttgcacctgaaagaaaatcatagcttaatatccaaggatacacatcgtatcaaaaggacaggcaggcagacataaggcatggggtggttctgttggttaaagatgaaatcaaatccttagaaaaaggtgacagagggtcagaagatacagaatccttgtgggtagagttaagaaagcACAAGGGTAAACAGACCCTGATGAAAGTTATATACAGCCCTtcgaatagtagccaggatgcgaagcacaaattacaacaggagatagaaaaggcaagtaaaaagggcaatgttatgatcgtTCTGGGTGATTTCAATAAGCAGGTAGATTTGGATCCTAAGAGATAGAATTTGTGGGGTacctataagatggctttttagagcagctcgtggttgggCCCAGTATGGGAAAACAATTATGCATTACGTGTTGTGCaacgaaccagatttgattagggagtataaggtaaaggaactcttaggagacagtgaacATAACATAGCATAATAGAATTTGAAAGGAAGAACCTAAAATCAGATGCATCAGTGTTATACtggtgtaaagggaattacagaggcatgagagaggagctggccaaagctgatttgaaggggacactagcaagaaTGACGGCAGAATAGCAATcattggaatttctgggagcaactcggaaggcacagggtagatacatcccaaagatgaagaagtactcTAAATGGAGGATGTTGCAACCACAGCTGATAAAGAAAATGGAAGACCGCACAAAAGCAGAAGATAAAGCATATAATACAGCAGACATTAGTGAGAAattaagaggattgggaagcttttaaaaacctacagaaggcCACTGAAAAAGCCATAAACagagaaaagaagaaatatgaaggtaaaataGTCAATTCTAtaaaaggggataccaaaagtttctccagatatATAGAGTACAAGAAAGGCAGGTAGATTTTGGACTGCTTTAAACTGACACTGGAGAGCCAGCAATGGGGGCTAAAGAAAaggcagacaaacttaataaatattttgtatcagtcttcactgtggaagacactagaagtatgccagaaattcaagagtgtcagcgAACAGAGTGAGTATAGTTcttattattaaggagaaggtgcttccgAAGCTGAAAGATTTGAATAGATACGTCACCTGGACCAATGGGATACACCACAAggatctgaaagaagtagctgaacagattgtggaggcattaataatgatctttcaagaatcaccaggttctggaatggttctggatggctggaaaattgcaaatgtcactccactctttaaggaagggAGGTAGAAggaagttagcctgacttcagtggttgggaagaagttggagtccattattaaagatgaggtttcaggattcTTGGAGGTACattataaaataggccaaaatcagcatgacaTAGCtttagaattttttgagaaaatagtaagcaggatagatgaaggagagtcagtggatgttgtgtatttagatTGTCAAAAGGCCTccgacaaggtgccacgcatgaggctgcataacaagctaacagccaaacacgagaaaatctgtagatgctgaaaatcaaagcaacacttccagcatctgcagattttctcttgtgattTGAATACTACACTGCGAAGTCTCTTTCAGGAATCCCTACCCTGAAGAAATTTAAATCCTCCCTTCAACAGGAGTTCAGTAaagccctctctcactgctctccctctgtgatctctgctgacCTCCGACTCTTCAACTATGCGCTCACCCAGACAGCTATCTATCACAATTGCTCGAACTTCTAGTAATTGCCCCCCCCCAAgaacattccccattcctatttccctctctcaccttacctgctcatcacttccctctagtggtcctccccattccctttcctgcatggccttctgtcctctcctatcagattccccttcaccagccagccctttatctctttcatcaatcgaccgcagctctttacttcacccctcctccccagtttcacctattacctaccatcttgtacttcttcctcctctccccccaccttcttactctgactcctcatctcttttttccagtcctcattaagggcctcggcctgaaatgtcgactgtttactcttttccatagaagctgcctggcttgctgagttccgccagcattttgtgtgtgttgctaagatgctattacaggaaagatacaagcatggatagaagattggctaactggcaggaggcaaagagtaggaataaagggaatcATTTTAATGGTTCCTGGTGACTAGCGGCATTCCACAGGAGTCAGGGCGGGACCCATTTCTTTTCACATTTCATCAATGATttgatgacggaattgatggctttgtggctaagtttgcaaacAAAATgaagaaaggtggggggaaggtag from Mobula birostris isolate sMobBir1 chromosome 8, sMobBir1.hap1, whole genome shotgun sequence harbors:
- the LOC140201250 gene encoding BRD4-interacting chromatin-remodeling complex-associated protein-like isoform X1; the protein is MDDDDDRDLRDVIGDVQALNDFLHGSGSQEVDEDDLLGSDCTIDNSHSLFADAIDADPTSSTKDTHNHIDEESNSRLQLASSLNVLEELDTSSPLSNLNGDQPFDILQKSLQEANITQQTLQEEADLAAGITSTQEFPQPQIHPTSFSQVSQLSSGISSVRGLTQQQMNVTPSPILQQVLRTPFVNNETNVQPGFFQQMGINSVAIQHVPSNNPGGGIGPVQLIGSLDTQQPVMTFNQLEGSQFISKDNGQLPALNSVTVGNYNMPSLPNHQPMSLNPSGLNETSGLLLQRRVTALNGNTYYGASNIGQVPQPMSVHFSGTNIPTALPLHNIILQRSPVPNQPKISLSIQPKPAQINQQQTVYNINNLELQTAFKIQNEVSLQQQQMQHNLPFSSTNSSQNAVIGSPMGVNVAKQQVPRKSGRPQVLNQTGSSIIIRPPLGQHDPLASQSQFFIPTSLALNMNSTVQHLQTANGQIIQNQTVPTQLVSSQVASECVITNRNSSGTMLATQSFSGQFLNQNSAGQLTSGQGSMEQVVNSSGQLLSNHGSSQLVTGQVPLQQASQMFNLPTCQGVQPTVGSSINTGIFKQSGQNAVRGRPFQNQLTVSIAPSSMSYSYVSTVQPTVSSANNDDHTQASSGSNLVVVCQGEQSPVTVQSAQQQPQQCQQQMGMNHIFRITNPYHQNANLMQPSRQVTFSRAEMTVTQPSNQQQFLCSQASKKMIASKQEPVTSQSLVGLGQLSNQVSASLFGSQTLHSSAQKAHAPDVLRQPQISSSLTSTGILGKTTCMAMQISDGQLHKAASTLQQHMGQLHSLQDKILGQPEMQKISQFEGQIVGQKRPASMQLTKESLILQQLREEQRNVLQPDYKTPFRSKEDAMQRLLPYHVFQGKLPSQEEFQKVDNEFEDVSVQLLKRTQMMLSKYRKLLLEDAVRVNPSAEMVMIERMFNQDEKISLIQDKRFSLEDSDGYLAKFCCSSSACVKSVAETQQLTTNMMPHKSSSSHSRQPTPVNATINQKNEPSKQVHLASSVADGVKNSSIDSLCIAKSYSSSKELKLTIKPETTYRGGTQSKSSEIQKWSGTGKEGGKNNAGSTADSVEVQSTKVCEPVVGTNQICDREENKFNTEKKHSNSCDKVTVESLMKEGENPVINKINNSIKLEHDEGDSQLPWHDPSQDKSAKNSKQQEFTCVQVKDGKEAQCDTSLHEHLESAINSILDLQQAQKPSDNVTIKNSSPEAETPHFSALAPVENYVEKCIPDHNEGIRETDSILEAAVNSILEC
- the LOC140201250 gene encoding BRD4-interacting chromatin-remodeling complex-associated protein-like isoform X2; amino-acid sequence: MDDDDDRDLRDVIGDVQALNDFLHGSGSQEDADPTSSTKDTHNHIDEESNSRLQLASSLNVLEELDTSSPLSNLNGDQPFDILQKSLQEANITQQTLQEEADLAAGITSTQEFPQPQIHPTSFSQVSQLSSGISSVRGLTQQQMNVTPSPILQQVLRTPFVNNETNVQPGFFQQMGINSVAIQHVPSNNPGGGIGPVQLIGSLDTQQPVMTFNQLEGSQFISKDNGQLPALNSVTVGNYNMPSLPNHQPMSLNPSGLNETSGLLLQRRVTALNGNTYYGASNIGQVPQPMSVHFSGTNIPTALPLHNIILQRSPVPNQPKISLSIQPKPAQINQQQTVYNINNLELQTAFKIQNEVSLQQQQMQHNLPFSSTNSSQNAVIGSPMGVNVAKQQVPRKSGRPQVLNQTGSSIIIRPPLGQHDPLASQSQFFIPTSLALNMNSTVQHLQTANGQIIQNQTVPTQLVSSQVASECVITNRNSSGTMLATQSFSGQFLNQNSAGQLTSGQGSMEQVVNSSGQLLSNHGSSQLVTGQVPLQQASQMFNLPTCQGVQPTVGSSINTGIFKQSGQNAVRGRPFQNQLTVSIAPSSMSYSYVSTVQPTVSSANNDDHTQASSGSNLVVVCQGEQSPVTVQSAQQQPQQCQQQMGMNHIFRITNPYHQNANLMQPSRQVTFSRAEMTVTQPSNQQQFLCSQASKKMIASKQEPVTSQSLVGLGQLSNQVSASLFGSQTLHSSAQKAHAPDVLRQPQISSSLTSTGILGKTTCMAMQISDGQLHKAASTLQQHMGQLHSLQDKILGQPEMQKISQFEGQIVGQKRPASMQLTKESLILQQLREEQRNVLQPDYKTPFRSKEDAMQRLLPYHVFQGKLPSQEEFQKVDNEFEDVSVQLLKRTQMMLSKYRKLLLEDAVRVNPSAEMVMIERMFNQDEKISLIQDKRFSLEDSDGYLAKFCCSSSACVKSVAETQQLTTNMMPHKSSSSHSRQPTPVNATINQKNEPSKQVHLASSVADGVKNSSIDSLCIAKSYSSSKELKLTIKPETTYRGGTQSKSSEIQKWSGTGKEGGKNNAGSTADSVEVQSTKVCEPVVGTNQICDREENKFNTEKKHSNSCDKVTVESLMKEGENPVINKINNSIKLEHDEGDSQLPWHDPSQDKSAKNSKQQEFTCVQVKDGKEAQCDTSLHEHLESAINSILDLQQAQKPSDNVTIKNSSPEAETPHFSALAPVENYVEKCIPDHNEGIRETDSILEAAVNSILEC